The uncultured Roseibium sp. genome contains a region encoding:
- the fabD gene encoding ACP S-malonyltransferase: MSIAFTFPGQGSQAVGMGKELADTFPQARAVFEEVDDALGQKLSAIMWEGPEDELTLTANAQPALMAVSLATMKVLEAKGLDLKSSVSFVAGHSLGEYSALAAAGSLDIATAARLLRARGNAMQTAVPVGVGAMAALLGLDFAVAHEVAEEAAQGQVCQAANDNAPGQVVVSGDLAAVERAIEIAKTKGARRSILLPVSAPFHCSLMAPAASVMDAALADSDVRSPPVPLVANVLASAISDPDEIRQRLVEQVTGTVRWRESIGWLVEQGVETFVEVGTGKVLTGMVKRIARDANGIAVNTPADIDGLIEKLNG, from the coding sequence ATGAGCATCGCATTCACTTTTCCAGGTCAAGGAAGCCAGGCAGTCGGTATGGGCAAGGAACTCGCCGATACCTTTCCGCAAGCCCGGGCCGTGTTCGAAGAGGTGGACGATGCACTCGGACAGAAGCTTTCTGCGATCATGTGGGAAGGCCCTGAAGACGAACTGACCCTCACCGCCAATGCCCAGCCCGCCCTGATGGCGGTAAGCCTTGCCACGATGAAGGTTCTGGAGGCGAAGGGGCTCGACCTTAAAAGCAGCGTCAGCTTTGTGGCCGGTCACTCGCTCGGCGAATACTCTGCGCTTGCCGCGGCAGGCAGCCTTGACATCGCGACCGCAGCACGGCTGTTGCGCGCGCGGGGGAATGCCATGCAGACCGCGGTTCCCGTGGGTGTCGGCGCCATGGCCGCCTTGCTCGGTCTCGATTTCGCCGTGGCGCACGAAGTGGCCGAAGAGGCGGCCCAAGGGCAGGTCTGCCAGGCAGCGAATGACAATGCGCCTGGCCAGGTTGTCGTATCCGGAGACCTTGCCGCCGTCGAACGGGCGATCGAGATCGCCAAGACCAAGGGCGCCCGTCGCTCCATCCTGCTGCCGGTCAGCGCACCGTTCCATTGCTCGCTGATGGCCCCGGCCGCCAGCGTCATGGACGCGGCGCTTGCGGACTCCGATGTCCGCTCCCCGCCCGTGCCGTTGGTTGCCAATGTGCTGGCCAGCGCCATTTCAGATCCCGACGAAATCCGCCAGCGTCTCGTTGAGCAAGTGACCGGCACCGTGCGCTGGCGCGAGTCCATTGGCTGGCTTGTGGAACAAGGCGTGGAAACATTCGTCGAAGTCGGTACCGGCAAGGTGCTTACGGGTATGGTCAAGCGCATTGCACGTGACGCCAACGGTATCGCGGTGAACACACCGGCGGACATCGATGGGCTGATCGAAAAGCTGAACGGCTGA
- the rpsF gene encoding 30S ribosomal protein S6 yields MPLYEHVFLARQDVSAQQVEQLVEQFKGLIETGGGSVGKIENWGLRSLAYRIKKNRKAHYTLMNIEAPHAAVAEMERQMGLHEDVLRFMTFKVDALDEEPSAMMQKRDRDDRRGGDRGGRFGGGDRGGRGGDRGGDRGGDRGERAPRREAE; encoded by the coding sequence ATGCCTCTTTATGAGCATGTGTTCCTGGCACGCCAGGACGTTTCGGCCCAGCAGGTCGAACAACTTGTCGAGCAGTTCAAGGGTCTGATCGAAACCGGCGGCGGGTCCGTCGGCAAGATCGAAAACTGGGGCCTGCGTTCCCTCGCATACCGCATCAAGAAAAACCGCAAGGCGCATTACACGCTGATGAACATCGAAGCTCCGCATGCCGCGGTCGCCGAGATGGAACGTCAGATGGGCCTGCACGAAGACGTCCTGCGCTTCATGACCTTCAAGGTCGACGCGCTGGACGAAGAGCCGTCTGCAATGATGCAGAAGCGCGACCGTGACGATCGTCGTGGCGGTGATCGCGGTGGACGTTTCGGCGGTGGCGATCGCGGTGGACGCGGTGGTGATCGTGGTGGCGATCGTGGTGGCGACCGGGGCGAACGCGCTCCCCGCCGTGAAGCGGAGTAA
- the rplI gene encoding 50S ribosomal protein L9 — protein sequence MQVILLERIAKLGQMGDTVRVRDGYARNFLLPQGKALRANKANMQRFENERAQLEARNLERRQEAEAVAAKLDGESMIMIRSAGETGQLYGSVSTRDIADGLTAAGFTVSRGQVELRTPIKTIGLHNVVIQLHPEVEVGVTVNVARSEDEAVRQAAGEDLTAPEQDIFEFEEDEDEEGEGEVAEGGEAEATEEAEAKEEA from the coding sequence ATGCAAGTCATTCTTCTGGAACGTATCGCCAAGCTTGGCCAGATGGGCGATACAGTCCGTGTGCGCGACGGCTATGCCCGTAACTTCCTTTTGCCTCAGGGCAAGGCTCTGCGCGCCAACAAGGCCAACATGCAGCGCTTCGAAAACGAGCGCGCCCAGCTTGAAGCCCGCAACCTGGAACGTCGTCAGGAAGCCGAAGCGGTTGCCGCAAAGCTCGACGGCGAATCCATGATCATGATCCGGTCCGCCGGCGAAACCGGCCAGCTCTACGGTTCGGTTTCCACCCGCGACATCGCCGATGGCCTGACCGCTGCCGGCTTCACCGTTTCCCGCGGCCAGGTCGAGCTGCGCACTCCGATCAAGACGATCGGCCTGCACAACGTCGTGATCCAGCTGCACCCGGAAGTCGAAGTCGGCGTCACCGTGAACGTTGCCCGTTCCGAAGACGAAGCCGTCCGTCAGGCCGCAGGTGAAGACCTGACCGCGCCCGAACAGGATATCTTCGAATTCGAGGAAGACGAAGACGAAGAAGGCGAAGGCGAAGTCGCTGAAGGCGGCGAAGCGGAAGCCACCGAAGAAGCAGAGGCAAAAGAAGAAGCCTAA
- a CDS encoding acyl carrier protein has protein sequence MSDIADRVKKIVVEHLGVDADKVVEGASFIDDLGADSLDTVELVMAFEEEFGVEIPDDAAETILTVGDAVKFLEKNAG, from the coding sequence ATGAGCGATATCGCGGATCGGGTTAAAAAGATCGTTGTCGAACACCTCGGCGTGGACGCTGACAAGGTTGTGGAAGGCGCAAGCTTCATCGACGATCTGGGGGCCGATAGCCTCGACACCGTCGAACTCGTCATGGCTTTTGAAGAAGAGTTCGGCGTTGAAATTCCGGACGATGCGGCTGAAACGATCCTGACGGTCGGCGATGCGGTCAAGTTCCTGGAAAAGAACGCCGGCTAA
- the fabF gene encoding beta-ketoacyl-ACP synthase II gives MRRVVVTGLGMVSPLGGGVDVSWKKILEGKSGANKVTSFPVDDLACQIACQIPRDPSEEGAFNPDDWMDVKEQRKVDDFIVYAMAAADQAVADSGWKAETYEDQIRAGVLIGSGIGGLQGIEQAAHTLADKGPRRISPFFIPGRLINLAGGYVSIRHGLKGPNSAVVTACSTGAHAIGDASRLIAFGDADVMVAGGTESPVCRLALAGFAACRALSTGFNDAPEKASRPYDKDRDGFVMGEGAGVVVLEEYEHAVRRGARIYAEVIGYGMSGDAFHITAPSSDGDGAYRCMDAALRRAGISASDVDYVNAHGTSTPMGDEIELGAITRLAGNAANRLTMSSTKSSTGHLLGAAGAIEAIFSVLAIHDGVAPPTINLENPSVETEIDLVANTAKKMDINVALSNSFGFGGTNASLVFRKLAA, from the coding sequence ATGAGGCGAGTTGTCGTTACAGGTCTGGGTATGGTGTCTCCGCTTGGCGGAGGGGTCGATGTTTCCTGGAAAAAAATTCTCGAGGGAAAAAGCGGCGCCAACAAGGTGACCAGTTTTCCGGTCGACGATCTGGCATGTCAGATCGCCTGCCAGATCCCGCGTGATCCTTCGGAAGAAGGGGCGTTCAATCCGGACGACTGGATGGACGTCAAGGAACAGCGCAAGGTCGATGACTTCATCGTCTATGCGATGGCCGCCGCCGATCAGGCTGTGGCCGACAGCGGCTGGAAGGCCGAGACCTACGAAGACCAGATTCGTGCCGGCGTCCTGATCGGATCCGGTATCGGCGGTCTGCAGGGCATTGAACAGGCAGCGCATACGCTTGCCGACAAGGGCCCGCGCCGCATCAGCCCGTTCTTCATTCCCGGTCGCCTGATCAATCTGGCTGGTGGTTACGTATCCATCCGCCATGGCCTGAAAGGGCCGAACTCGGCGGTGGTGACGGCTTGTTCCACAGGCGCGCACGCCATTGGCGACGCCTCTCGCCTGATCGCTTTCGGCGACGCGGACGTTATGGTCGCCGGCGGCACGGAATCGCCGGTCTGCCGTCTGGCGCTCGCAGGGTTTGCAGCCTGCCGCGCCCTTTCGACCGGTTTCAACGATGCCCCGGAAAAGGCTTCCCGTCCTTATGATAAGGATCGGGACGGCTTCGTCATGGGCGAAGGCGCCGGTGTGGTTGTCCTGGAAGAATACGAACACGCGGTCCGTCGCGGTGCCCGAATCTATGCCGAAGTCATCGGCTATGGCATGTCCGGCGACGCCTTTCACATCACCGCGCCGTCCTCCGACGGTGACGGGGCCTACCGTTGCATGGACGCGGCGCTCCGCCGCGCCGGCATTTCGGCGTCCGATGTCGATTACGTGAATGCGCATGGTACGTCGACACCGATGGGCGACGAAATCGAACTGGGAGCAATCACCCGACTTGCCGGCAACGCCGCCAACCGGCTGACCATGTCCTCGACGAAATCATCCACGGGCCACCTGCTTGGCGCAGCTGGTGCGATCGAAGCGATCTTCTCGGTTCTTGCCATCCACGACGGCGTTGCTCCGCCGACCATCAATCTTGAAAATCCGTCGGTCGAGACCGAAATCGACCTTGTGGCGAACACCGCCAAGAAGATGGATATCAACGTTGCATTGTCCAACTCCTTCGGGTTCGGTGGCACCAATGCTTCGCTCGTCTTCCGGAAACTTGCTGCGTAA
- the alr gene encoding alanine racemase has translation MPQQDSYSSSSRPLEALAGGRLTIDLDAIATNWRTLSEHLRDGTECAATVKANAYGTGLCETAERLSQEGCRTFFVALPQEALHLRETLPDATIYVLDGLFPGTAATYAAANLRPVLNSVPEIEEWSAYCRAGNKPLAAAIHIDTGMNRLGLMPDMFAQVMADDYLTGAFTPCLFVSHLACGSTPDHPLNQIQLDTFRAATAEFPEIPKSLANSAGVFLGPDYHFDIARPGISLYGGKALDPGTNPMVPVVKVEARILMVRDVAENQKIGYGGAKTATKPMRLAIVAAGYADGFLRRAGSSDKNPGGFGWLDGHRVPIVGRISMDMMALDVTDVPETVARHGVFVELLGPNVAASDLAIYAETIDYEYLTGLGRRFHRRYGTLGLRQDGT, from the coding sequence TTGCCTCAGCAGGACTCTTACTCTTCTTCCTCCCGCCCTCTCGAGGCCCTCGCCGGTGGGCGTCTGACCATCGATCTCGATGCCATCGCCACGAACTGGCGGACCCTGTCCGAACACCTTCGCGACGGCACCGAGTGCGCCGCAACGGTCAAGGCCAATGCCTATGGCACCGGTCTTTGCGAGACGGCCGAACGCCTGTCCCAGGAGGGCTGCAGGACATTCTTCGTCGCCCTGCCCCAGGAAGCGCTGCATCTGCGGGAGACGCTTCCCGATGCGACCATCTACGTTCTGGATGGTCTTTTCCCGGGTACGGCGGCGACCTATGCGGCGGCAAATCTCCGACCGGTACTGAATTCCGTGCCGGAGATCGAGGAGTGGTCAGCCTATTGCCGCGCCGGAAACAAGCCGCTTGCGGCCGCAATCCATATCGACACGGGTATGAACAGGCTCGGGCTGATGCCGGACATGTTCGCGCAGGTCATGGCCGACGACTATCTTACCGGCGCGTTCACGCCGTGCCTTTTCGTAAGCCATCTGGCCTGCGGATCGACGCCTGACCATCCGCTCAATCAGATCCAGTTGGACACCTTTCGCGCGGCGACGGCGGAGTTCCCGGAAATCCCGAAATCGCTTGCCAATTCCGCAGGTGTCTTTCTCGGACCGGACTATCATTTCGACATCGCCCGTCCGGGCATTTCCCTTTACGGCGGCAAGGCTCTCGATCCGGGCACCAATCCGATGGTCCCGGTCGTCAAGGTCGAGGCCCGTATTCTGATGGTGCGCGACGTGGCCGAGAACCAGAAGATCGGCTATGGCGGAGCGAAAACCGCAACCAAGCCTATGCGCCTCGCGATCGTGGCCGCCGGTTATGCCGACGGATTTCTGCGCCGGGCCGGGTCGTCGGACAAGAACCCCGGCGGCTTCGGCTGGCTGGACGGTCATCGTGTGCCCATCGTCGGCCGGATTTCGATGGACATGATGGCGCTGGATGTAACCGACGTTCCCGAAACGGTGGCGCGGCACGGCGTCTTTGTGGAATTGCTCGGCCCCAACGTCGCGGCTTCGGACCTGGCGATTTACGCGGAAACCATTGACTACGAGTATCTGACCGGGCTTGGACGCCGCTTTCATCGGCGCTACGGGACCCTCGGCCTCAGGCAAGACGGCACCTGA
- the fabG gene encoding 3-oxoacyl-[acyl-carrier-protein] reductase, giving the protein MFTLEGKTALVTGATGGIGEAIARALHSQGAVVALSGTRAEKLEALASDLGGRAYVTPANLSDRAAVAALLPAAEEAMGSVDILVNNAGITRDNIFMRMKDEEWDQVLEVNLTSGFHLCRAAIKGMMKRRYGRIIGITSVVGVTGNPGQTNYAAAKAGMIGMYKSLAREVASRNITVNTIAPGFIETAMTDALNDKQKESILTSVPAGRLGTADEIAAAAAYLASTEAAYVTGQTLHVNGGMAMI; this is encoded by the coding sequence ATGTTCACCCTCGAAGGGAAAACGGCCCTGGTTACCGGAGCCACCGGTGGGATCGGCGAGGCGATTGCCCGTGCACTTCATTCCCAGGGTGCGGTCGTGGCTCTGTCCGGCACCCGTGCGGAGAAACTCGAAGCACTTGCGTCGGACCTGGGAGGGCGGGCCTATGTCACGCCTGCGAACTTGTCCGATCGCGCCGCCGTGGCCGCTCTTCTGCCTGCGGCCGAAGAAGCGATGGGCTCGGTTGACATTCTGGTCAACAATGCAGGGATCACGCGCGACAATATCTTCATGCGCATGAAGGATGAGGAATGGGATCAGGTGCTCGAAGTGAACCTGACATCCGGTTTCCACCTGTGCCGGGCGGCCATCAAGGGCATGATGAAGCGACGCTACGGCCGGATCATCGGCATCACGTCCGTGGTCGGTGTCACCGGCAATCCGGGCCAGACCAACTACGCCGCAGCGAAAGCCGGCATGATCGGCATGTACAAGTCGCTTGCCCGCGAAGTCGCCAGCCGCAACATCACCGTCAATACGATTGCACCGGGCTTTATTGAAACGGCCATGACGGATGCGCTCAACGACAAGCAAAAAGAATCGATTTTGACGAGCGTCCCGGCCGGGCGTTTGGGCACTGCCGACGAAATCGCTGCCGCCGCCGCTTACCTTGCCAGCACCGAAGCCGCTTATGTCACAGGGCAGACACTGCATGTGAATGGCGGCATGGCTATGATTTAA
- a CDS encoding replicative DNA helicase → MKGTLQSVETEAAVQRMAPHNAEAERQLLGAILVNNETYYRVSDFLEPYHLFVPPHQDIYEKIGQLIRAGKTASPITLKTFFPADAKIADLSATQFLLRLAADAASIINAEDYGRTIYDLALRRNLIRIGEDMVNIAFDAPIDVPPSQQIDDAERRLFELAETGRNEGGFVSFSDALTETIEMAHAAYNREGALSGISTGLIDLDRLMGGLQPSDLIVLAGRPAMGKTSLATNIAYNIAQAYQAEEKPDGSIKTVNGGVVGFFSLEMSAEQLATRIISEQTEISSSKIRRGDISEADFEKLAAAAQHMQTVPLHVDQTGGISIASLVARARRLKRQRGLDMIVVDYIQLLSGSQKNAGNRVQEITEITTGLKALAKELNVPIIALSQLSRQVESRDDKRPQLSDLRESGSIEQDADVVMFVYRDEYYLSKTEPEEGSPEHEVWRDKLERVKGKAEVIIAKQRHGPTGTANLHFQGEFTRFSDLAEDEYLPERHD, encoded by the coding sequence ATGAAAGGCACACTGCAATCGGTCGAAACGGAAGCTGCCGTACAGCGCATGGCGCCGCATAATGCGGAAGCCGAACGACAGTTGCTGGGTGCCATTCTGGTCAACAACGAGACCTATTACCGGGTTTCGGATTTCCTGGAACCGTATCACTTATTCGTCCCGCCGCATCAGGACATATACGAGAAGATCGGTCAGCTGATCCGCGCGGGTAAGACCGCTTCGCCGATCACGCTCAAGACCTTCTTTCCTGCTGACGCCAAGATCGCAGACCTGTCGGCGACCCAGTTCCTGCTGCGTCTTGCCGCCGATGCGGCATCGATCATCAATGCGGAAGACTACGGCCGCACGATTTACGACCTGGCCCTGCGCCGGAACCTGATCCGGATCGGCGAGGACATGGTCAACATCGCCTTCGACGCGCCGATCGACGTGCCGCCCTCCCAGCAGATCGACGATGCGGAACGACGCCTGTTCGAACTGGCGGAAACCGGACGGAATGAAGGCGGTTTCGTCAGCTTTTCCGACGCGCTGACCGAAACCATCGAGATGGCCCATGCGGCCTATAATCGGGAAGGTGCGCTTTCCGGCATTTCGACCGGCCTGATCGATCTGGACCGGCTGATGGGCGGATTGCAGCCCTCGGACCTGATCGTTCTGGCCGGCCGGCCTGCCATGGGGAAAACGTCGCTTGCGACGAACATCGCCTACAATATCGCCCAGGCGTATCAGGCTGAAGAGAAGCCCGACGGCTCTATCAAGACGGTCAACGGCGGCGTCGTCGGCTTCTTCTCGCTGGAAATGTCGGCAGAACAGCTCGCCACCCGTATCATTTCAGAGCAGACGGAAATTTCCTCGTCGAAAATCCGCCGTGGCGACATTTCCGAAGCCGATTTCGAAAAGCTTGCGGCCGCAGCTCAGCACATGCAGACCGTGCCGCTGCATGTGGACCAGACCGGTGGTATCTCCATTGCCTCTCTTGTCGCCCGCGCCCGCCGGTTGAAGCGGCAGCGCGGCCTGGACATGATCGTGGTCGACTATATCCAGCTCCTGTCGGGATCGCAGAAGAATGCCGGCAACCGCGTTCAGGAAATCACCGAAATCACCACCGGCCTTAAGGCGCTCGCCAAGGAACTGAACGTTCCGATCATCGCGTTGTCACAGCTCTCTCGTCAGGTCGAGTCGCGCGACGACAAGCGGCCGCAGCTCTCCGACCTTCGTGAATCCGGCTCCATCGAGCAGGATGCGGACGTGGTCATGTTCGTTTATCGTGACGAATACTACCTGTCGAAGACCGAACCGGAGGAAGGTTCTCCGGAACATGAGGTCTGGAGGGACAAGCTGGAACGGGTTAAAGGCAAAGCGGAAGTCATCATTGCCAAGCAACGTCACGGCCCGACCGGCACTGCCAACCTGCACTTCCAGGGCGAGTTCACCCGCTTCTCGGACCTTGCCGAAGACGAATACCTGCCGGAACGCCACGATTAG
- the rpsR gene encoding 30S ribosomal protein S18 has translation MVDIAQLPSRRPFFRRRKTCPFSGANAPKIDYKDVRLLQRYISERGKIVPSRITAVSAKKQRELARAIKRARLLGLLPFVIS, from the coding sequence ATGGTTGATATTGCACAGCTTCCGAGCCGTCGTCCGTTCTTCCGTCGCCGGAAGACCTGTCCGTTCTCCGGTGCCAACGCGCCGAAGATCGACTACAAGGACGTCCGTCTGCTGCAGCGGTACATCTCCGAACGCGGCAAGATCGTTCCGAGCCGTATCACCGCCGTTTCTGCCAAGAAGCAGCGTGAACTGGCCCGTGCCATCAAGCGCGCACGCCTCCTCGGCCTGCTGCCGTTTGTGATCAGCTAA